Proteins from a genomic interval of Dendropsophus ebraccatus isolate aDenEbr1 chromosome 6, aDenEbr1.pat, whole genome shotgun sequence:
- the PER2 gene encoding period circadian protein homolog 2 isoform X3, whose amino-acid sequence MPIQSKSLQQQDLPVQGHRVPHGPVTLIPESVHSQPTELSSSQHVSTGMPSSSFSYTQDYKNTPVSQNIMSCMERSNDFVSPPLAHSANVLPREAEGHSDDKCLHVCETSDCSSYNTGDPIIQKHYTTGTFETILPVGPSRSHQTEDLLAQNSIEGPAITLQEDMETCNDSSSSELRVEPMDSDENAKERTLKSCSDCQPPVCSSNAFSIMMADSEHNPSTSGYSSEQPAKAKTQKELLKILKELRSYLPTGKQLRGKSSTTASLRYALHCIQQVKANEEYCQLLMVNDKHPYGQDLSCYTVEEIANITSEFTKNNMDVFAVAVSLVTGRILYISEQASIVLRCSADLFSQVRFVELLAPQDVGVFYSSTTPYRLPSWSMCNGTDSGYLDGVEEKSFYCRISCGRESRKELSYQPFRLTPYLIRVQAEESAAEQLCCILFAERVHSGYEAPRIPADKRIFTTTHTPSCLFQDVDERAVPLLGYLPQDLIGKPIILHLHPSDRPLMLAVHKKILQFGGQPFDFSPIRFCARNGEYITIDTSWSSFINPWSRKVSFIIGRHKVRMGPVNEDVFTAPVCSADRSLQPDIQELTEQIHQLLMQPVQNSGSSGYGSLGSNGSHENPMSGASSSDSNGNLNEDIKEKRETHPGRRSKDLSSSSLETKGHQSVEGSPEAGASHSGNGGCSKDINSGGSGIAACPAQSEPLPVKQPPYSYQQINCLDSVIRYLESCSVLVSGKCELVSSENTSSASDDQIQMQGDGRCLSGMMHNLPPFPQNRFQNPQTIPGCGPGSTINSISTVPSTTHGHQPVVLAATIPGSAATSQSVPGSLPHPTLASLPVPSTAITPLSMAAKAESVVSLTSHCSYSSTIVHVGDKKLQPEPELEDGQSHSDIPPIPPSNTEKEPYKQLGLTKEVLVAHTQKEENDFLSGFMDVKKLSAFQTRCNTYMHEKPGALRSHAPQVADPAGRRSGKARKSKVKRVRPESWDSSSSGVPQAHRCPLPGLNTTAWSQSDTSRASCPPLPYPVLPAYPLPVFPSPQIPVPNDNGIPMPNVPSSNMQPFHAPLLTPMVAFMLPNYMYPPNMPANVYPGAAPSHPFPVPTPFYTPQATFPSSTPTFPVPQPVFTPAHHSFPVPQPSCVPQSVQSACPMQPFSYPAPPSEPKVKEGISRSSTPRDPQSPTLFQSRCSSPLQLNLLQLEEFQKADRSEGAAGVAGPGAGGAVNSAFMPQPCKDPDLPISQTGFPTDGHNSDAVSTGSDLMDILLQEDACSGTCSGSSAVSESLTSGSNGNGTSGSQTGSSQTSHSSKYFGSVDSSENNQKTRGTTSRSGESVMKYVLQDPMWLLMANADEKVMMTYQIPLREIDVVLKEDRNKLKSMQKLQPRFTEDQKKELGEIHPWIQRGGLPRAVEGCIFCKERSSDCEDFTDSLQDLELSGIMESCD is encoded by the exons ATGCCCATCCAGAGCAAAAGCTTGCAACAGCAAGATCTCCCAGTACAAGGTCATCGTGTTCCACATGGACCAGTGACACTTATACCAGAAAGCGTACACTCTCAGCCTACAGAATTGTCATCCAGTCAACATGTGTCTACAGGCATGCCTAGTAGCAGCTTTTCCTATACACAGGATTACAAGAACACTCCAGTTTCACAAAATATAATGTCTTGCATGGAAAGGTCCAATGACTTTGTAAGCCCACCTTTAGCGCATTCTGCAAACGTATTGCCACGTGAGGCTGAAGGCCATTCAGATGACAAATGCCTTCACGTTTGTGAGACCTCAGATTGTAGCTCGTATAACACTGGAGACCCAATAATACAGAAACACTACACTACAGGAACATTTGAGACCATTCTCCCAGTTGGTCCCTCACGGTCCCACCAGACTGAAGACTTGTTGGCGCAGAATTCCATAGAAGGTCCTGCCATAACTTTACAAGAGGACATGGAGACGTGCAATGACTCCAGTAGCAGTGAACTTCGAGTTGAACCTATGGATTCTGATGAAAATGCAAAGGAGCGCACACTAAAAAG CTGTTCTGATTGCCAGCCCCCTGTTTGTAGCTCCAATGCGTTTTCTATAATGATGGCAGACTCTGAACACAACCCCTCTACTAGCGGATATAG CAGCGAGCAACCAGCAAAAGCCAAGACGCAGAAGGAACTGCTGAAGATCCTCAAAGAACTGCGCTCCTACCTCCCGACTGGGAAGCAACTAAGGGGCAAGTCCAGCACTACGGCTTCATTACGCTATGCACTGCACTGCATCCAGCAGGTGAAAG CAAATGAAGAATACTGCCAGCTTCTAATGGTTAATGATAAACACCCGTACGGCCAGGACCTGTCATGCTACACAGTGGAGGAGATCGCTAACATCACCTCTGAATTCACAAAGAATAACATG GATGTATTTGCTGTGGCAGTCTCCTTAGTAACTGGCCGGATACTCTACATCTCCGAGCAGGCCTCCATTGTGCTGCGCTGCAGTGCCGACCTGTTCTCACAGGTTCGGTTTGTGGAGCTGCTCGCCCCGCAGGATGTTGGTGTGTTTTACAGCTCAACCACCCCCTACAGACTGCCATCATGGAGCATGTGCAATGGAACTG ATTCAGGATATCTAGATGGTGTGGAAGAAAAGTCCTTTTACTGCCGCATCAG CTGCGGGCGTGAGTCTCGAAAGGAATTATCTTACCAACCGTTCCGCCTGACGCCATATTTGATCCGTGTCCAGGCCGAGGAGAGCGCTGCTGAGCAGTTGTGCTGTATACTGTTTGCAGAAAGAGTCCACTCTGGGTATGAAG ctCCTCGGATCCCCGCAGATAAACGCATCTTCACCACCACTCACACCCCAAGCTGTTTGTTCCAGGACGTCGATGAAAG AGCCGTGCCCCTGTTGGGCTACCTTCCCCAGGATCTCATTGGCAAGCCCATCATTCTGCATTTGCATCCGAGTGATCGGCCCCTCATGCTGGCCGTGCACAAGAAGA TTCTGCAGTTTGGAGGACAGCCCTTTGACTTTTCTCCGATACGATTTTGTGCAAGGAATGGAGAGTACATCACCATAGACACCAGCTGGTCCAGCTTCATCAACCCCTGGAGTCGCAAAGTGTCTTTCATCATTGGCAGACACAAAGTCAGGAT gggtcCTGTTAATGAAGACGTGTTCACTGCTCCCGTGTGCTCAGCAGATCGGTCACTTCAACCAGATATTCAAGAGCTCACAGAGCAAATACATCAACTTCTTATGCAG CCTGTCCAAAACAGTGGCTCCAGTGGATATGGGAGTTTGGGCAGCAATGGATCCCATGAAAACCCGATGAGTGGAGCTTCATCCAGTGATAGTAATGGAAACCTCAATGAAGACATTAAAGAGAAACGT GAAACTCATCCAGGTCGTAGATCAAAAGATCTGAGCTCTAGCAGCCTGGAAACTAAAGGTCACCAGAGTGTTGAGGGCAGCCCTGAAGCAG GTGCCAGCCATAGTGGGAATGGTGGTTGCAGTAAAGACATCAATAGTGGAGGTTCAGGAATAGCTGCCTGCCCCGCACAGAGTGAGCCGCTGCCAGTGAAGCAGCCCCCCTACTCTTACCAACAAATAAACTGCCTGGATAGCGTTATCAG ATACCTTGAGAGCTGTAGTGTCTTGGTGTCTGGAAAATGTGAGCTTGTGTCCTCTGAGAACACCTCTTCTGCATCTGATGACCAGATCCAAATGCAAGGAG ATGGCCGGTGTCTGTCAGGGATGATGCACAATCTGCCACCATTTCCCCAGAACCGCTTTCAGAACCCTCAGACTATACCAGGTTGTGGTCCAGGTTCTACAATCAATTCTATTTCTACTGTGCCAAGCACTACTCATGGCCATCAGCCAGTAGTACTCGCTGCTACTATTCCAGGATCTGCTGCCACATCTCAATCTGTGCCAGGTTCTCTACCGCATCCAACACTTGCATCCTTGCCTGTTCCTAGCACTGCAATCACACCGCTTTCTATGGCTGCCAAGGCTGAGAGTGTGGTATCCCTTACCAGCCACTGTAGCTACAGCAGCACAATTGTACACGTGGGAGACAAAAAATTGCAACCCGaaccag AATTGGAGGATGGGCAGTCCCATTCAGATATCCCACCAATTCCACCCAGCAACACTGAAAAGGAACCTTATAAGCAGCTTGGGCTAACCAAAGAAGTACTTGTAGCTCACACCCAAAAGGAGGAGAATGATTTTCTCAGTGGTTTCATGGATGTGAAGAAGCTAAGTGCCTTCCAGACTAGATGCAACACCTACATGCATGAGAAGCCAGGAG CCCTGCGATCTCATGCTCCACAAGTTGCAGATCCTGCTGGAAGGAGAAGTGGGAAGGCACGAAAGTCTAAAGTGAAACGTGTGCGGCCAGAATCCTGGGATAGCAGCAGTTCTGGAGTACCCCAGGCCCACCGCTGCCCTCTGCCGGGGCTAAATACTACAGCTTGGTCCCAGTCTGACACCTCCCGTGCCAGCTGTCCCCCTCTACCCTATCCAGTTTTGCCTGCTTATCCCTTACCAGTTTTTCCTTCTCCTCAAATTCCAGTGCCAAATGATAATGGTATTCCAATGCCTAATGTACCGTCATCCAATATGCAGCCTTTCCATGCCCCTCTGCTTACACCCATGGTAGCTTTTATGCTGCCTAACTACATGTATCCACCTAACATGCCAGCCAATGTGTATCCTGGGGCAGCACCCTCACATCCATTTCCAGTTCCTACACCATTTTATACTCCGCAAGCAACATTTCCATCATCAACGCCAACCTTCCCTGTTCCCCAACCTGTATTCACTCCTGCCCATCATAGCTTCCCTGTCCCGCAGCcatcctgtgtccctcagtcagtGCAGAGTGCTTGCCCCATGCAGCCATTTTCCTATCCAGCTCCTCCAAGTGAGCCAAAAGTGAAGGAAGGAATTTCTCGCTCCTCCACCCCCCGGGATCCTCAGTCTCCCACTCTATTCCAGTCTCGCTGCAGCTCCCCCCTACAGCTCAACTTGTTGCAGTTGGAAGAGTTCCAGAAGGCTGATCGATCAGAGGGTGCTGCTGGTGTTGCCGGCCCTGGCGCTGGCGGTGCTGTGAACAGTGCATTTATGCCTCAGCCCTGCAAAGATCCTGATTTG CCTATATCGCAGACAGGATTCCCCACTGATGGACACAATAGTGATGCCGTATCTACCGGCAGTGACCTAATGGATATTCTTCTCCAAGAAGATGCATGTTCTGGGACATGCTCAGGATCATCTGCAGTTTCAGAATCGCTAACCTCGGGATCCAATGGAAATGGGACATCTGGGAGTCAGACAG GGAGCAGCCAGACCAGTCACAGCAGCAAGTATTTTGGAAGCGTTGACTCCTCAGAGAACAATCAAAAAACAAGAGGGACGACATCTAGAAGTGGCGAGTCTGTTATGAAGTATGTCCTGCAAGATCCCATGTGGCTTCTAATGGCCAATGCAGATGAAAAGGTTATGATGACATACCAAATCCCCTTACG GGAGATTGATGTAGTTCTGAAAGAGGATCGCAACAAATTGAAATCTATGCAGAAGCTTCAGCCTCGTTTTACAGAAGATCAGAAGAAGGAACTGGGAGAGATTCATCCATGGATACAAAGAGGAGGCCTTCCACGGGCAGTTGAG
- the PER2 gene encoding period circadian protein homolog 2 isoform X4, giving the protein MPIQSKSLQQQDLPVQGHRVPHGPVTLIPESVHSQPTELSSSQHVSTGMPSSSFSYTQDYKNTPVSQNIMSCMERSNDFVSPPLAHSANVLPREAEGHSDDKCLHVCETSDCSSYNTGDPIIQKHYTTGTFETILPVGPSRSHQTEDLLAQNSIEGPAITLQEDMETCNDSSSSELRVEPMDSDENAKERTLKSCSDCQPPVCSSNAFSIMMADSEHNPSTSGYSSEQPAKAKTQKELLKILKELRSYLPTGKQLRGKSSTTASLRYALHCIQQVKANEEYCQLLMVNDKHPYGQDLSCYTVEEIANITSEFTKNNMDVFAVAVSLVTGRILYISEQASIVLRCSADLFSQVRFVELLAPQDVGVFYSSTTPYRLPSWSMCNGTDSGYLDGVEEKSFYCRISCGRESRKELSYQPFRLTPYLIRVQAEESAAEQLCCILFAERVHSGYEAPRIPADKRIFTTTHTPSCLFQDVDERAVPLLGYLPQDLIGKPIILHLHPSDRPLMLAVHKKILQFGGQPFDFSPIRFCARNGEYITIDTSWSSFINPWSRKVSFIIGRHKVRMGPVNEDVFTAPVCSADRSLQPDIQELTEQIHQLLMQPVQNSGSSGYGSLGSNGSHENPMSGASSSDSNGNLNEDIKEKRETHPGRRSKDLSSSSLETKGHQSVEGSPEAGASHSGNGGCSKDINSGGSGIAACPAQSEPLPVKQPPYSYQQINCLDSVIRYLESCSVLVSGKCELVSSENTSSASDDQIQMQGELEDGQSHSDIPPIPPSNTEKEPYKQLGLTKEVLVAHTQKEENDFLSGFMDVKKLSAFQTRCNTYMHEKPGALRSHAPQVADPAGRRSGKARKSKVKRVRPESWDSSSSGVPQAHRCPLPGLNTTAWSQSDTSRASCPPLPYPVLPAYPLPVFPSPQIPVPNDNGIPMPNVPSSNMQPFHAPLLTPMVAFMLPNYMYPPNMPANVYPGAAPSHPFPVPTPFYTPQATFPSSTPTFPVPQPVFTPAHHSFPVPQPSCVPQSVQSACPMQPFSYPAPPSEPKVKEGISRSSTPRDPQSPTLFQSRCSSPLQLNLLQLEEFQKADRSEGAAGVAGPGAGGAVNSAFMPQPCKDPDLPISQTGFPTDGHNSDAVSTGSDLMDILLQEDACSGTCSGSSAVSESLTSGSNGNGTSGSQTGSSQTSHSSKYFGSVDSSENNQKTRGTTSRSGESVMKYVLQDPMWLLMANADEKVMMTYQIPLREIDVVLKEDRNKLKSMQKLQPRFTEDQKKELGEIHPWIQRGGLPRAVEVAGCIFCKERSSDCEDFTDSLQDLELSGIMESCD; this is encoded by the exons ATGCCCATCCAGAGCAAAAGCTTGCAACAGCAAGATCTCCCAGTACAAGGTCATCGTGTTCCACATGGACCAGTGACACTTATACCAGAAAGCGTACACTCTCAGCCTACAGAATTGTCATCCAGTCAACATGTGTCTACAGGCATGCCTAGTAGCAGCTTTTCCTATACACAGGATTACAAGAACACTCCAGTTTCACAAAATATAATGTCTTGCATGGAAAGGTCCAATGACTTTGTAAGCCCACCTTTAGCGCATTCTGCAAACGTATTGCCACGTGAGGCTGAAGGCCATTCAGATGACAAATGCCTTCACGTTTGTGAGACCTCAGATTGTAGCTCGTATAACACTGGAGACCCAATAATACAGAAACACTACACTACAGGAACATTTGAGACCATTCTCCCAGTTGGTCCCTCACGGTCCCACCAGACTGAAGACTTGTTGGCGCAGAATTCCATAGAAGGTCCTGCCATAACTTTACAAGAGGACATGGAGACGTGCAATGACTCCAGTAGCAGTGAACTTCGAGTTGAACCTATGGATTCTGATGAAAATGCAAAGGAGCGCACACTAAAAAG CTGTTCTGATTGCCAGCCCCCTGTTTGTAGCTCCAATGCGTTTTCTATAATGATGGCAGACTCTGAACACAACCCCTCTACTAGCGGATATAG CAGCGAGCAACCAGCAAAAGCCAAGACGCAGAAGGAACTGCTGAAGATCCTCAAAGAACTGCGCTCCTACCTCCCGACTGGGAAGCAACTAAGGGGCAAGTCCAGCACTACGGCTTCATTACGCTATGCACTGCACTGCATCCAGCAGGTGAAAG CAAATGAAGAATACTGCCAGCTTCTAATGGTTAATGATAAACACCCGTACGGCCAGGACCTGTCATGCTACACAGTGGAGGAGATCGCTAACATCACCTCTGAATTCACAAAGAATAACATG GATGTATTTGCTGTGGCAGTCTCCTTAGTAACTGGCCGGATACTCTACATCTCCGAGCAGGCCTCCATTGTGCTGCGCTGCAGTGCCGACCTGTTCTCACAGGTTCGGTTTGTGGAGCTGCTCGCCCCGCAGGATGTTGGTGTGTTTTACAGCTCAACCACCCCCTACAGACTGCCATCATGGAGCATGTGCAATGGAACTG ATTCAGGATATCTAGATGGTGTGGAAGAAAAGTCCTTTTACTGCCGCATCAG CTGCGGGCGTGAGTCTCGAAAGGAATTATCTTACCAACCGTTCCGCCTGACGCCATATTTGATCCGTGTCCAGGCCGAGGAGAGCGCTGCTGAGCAGTTGTGCTGTATACTGTTTGCAGAAAGAGTCCACTCTGGGTATGAAG ctCCTCGGATCCCCGCAGATAAACGCATCTTCACCACCACTCACACCCCAAGCTGTTTGTTCCAGGACGTCGATGAAAG AGCCGTGCCCCTGTTGGGCTACCTTCCCCAGGATCTCATTGGCAAGCCCATCATTCTGCATTTGCATCCGAGTGATCGGCCCCTCATGCTGGCCGTGCACAAGAAGA TTCTGCAGTTTGGAGGACAGCCCTTTGACTTTTCTCCGATACGATTTTGTGCAAGGAATGGAGAGTACATCACCATAGACACCAGCTGGTCCAGCTTCATCAACCCCTGGAGTCGCAAAGTGTCTTTCATCATTGGCAGACACAAAGTCAGGAT gggtcCTGTTAATGAAGACGTGTTCACTGCTCCCGTGTGCTCAGCAGATCGGTCACTTCAACCAGATATTCAAGAGCTCACAGAGCAAATACATCAACTTCTTATGCAG CCTGTCCAAAACAGTGGCTCCAGTGGATATGGGAGTTTGGGCAGCAATGGATCCCATGAAAACCCGATGAGTGGAGCTTCATCCAGTGATAGTAATGGAAACCTCAATGAAGACATTAAAGAGAAACGT GAAACTCATCCAGGTCGTAGATCAAAAGATCTGAGCTCTAGCAGCCTGGAAACTAAAGGTCACCAGAGTGTTGAGGGCAGCCCTGAAGCAG GTGCCAGCCATAGTGGGAATGGTGGTTGCAGTAAAGACATCAATAGTGGAGGTTCAGGAATAGCTGCCTGCCCCGCACAGAGTGAGCCGCTGCCAGTGAAGCAGCCCCCCTACTCTTACCAACAAATAAACTGCCTGGATAGCGTTATCAG ATACCTTGAGAGCTGTAGTGTCTTGGTGTCTGGAAAATGTGAGCTTGTGTCCTCTGAGAACACCTCTTCTGCATCTGATGACCAGATCCAAATGCAAGGAG AATTGGAGGATGGGCAGTCCCATTCAGATATCCCACCAATTCCACCCAGCAACACTGAAAAGGAACCTTATAAGCAGCTTGGGCTAACCAAAGAAGTACTTGTAGCTCACACCCAAAAGGAGGAGAATGATTTTCTCAGTGGTTTCATGGATGTGAAGAAGCTAAGTGCCTTCCAGACTAGATGCAACACCTACATGCATGAGAAGCCAGGAG CCCTGCGATCTCATGCTCCACAAGTTGCAGATCCTGCTGGAAGGAGAAGTGGGAAGGCACGAAAGTCTAAAGTGAAACGTGTGCGGCCAGAATCCTGGGATAGCAGCAGTTCTGGAGTACCCCAGGCCCACCGCTGCCCTCTGCCGGGGCTAAATACTACAGCTTGGTCCCAGTCTGACACCTCCCGTGCCAGCTGTCCCCCTCTACCCTATCCAGTTTTGCCTGCTTATCCCTTACCAGTTTTTCCTTCTCCTCAAATTCCAGTGCCAAATGATAATGGTATTCCAATGCCTAATGTACCGTCATCCAATATGCAGCCTTTCCATGCCCCTCTGCTTACACCCATGGTAGCTTTTATGCTGCCTAACTACATGTATCCACCTAACATGCCAGCCAATGTGTATCCTGGGGCAGCACCCTCACATCCATTTCCAGTTCCTACACCATTTTATACTCCGCAAGCAACATTTCCATCATCAACGCCAACCTTCCCTGTTCCCCAACCTGTATTCACTCCTGCCCATCATAGCTTCCCTGTCCCGCAGCcatcctgtgtccctcagtcagtGCAGAGTGCTTGCCCCATGCAGCCATTTTCCTATCCAGCTCCTCCAAGTGAGCCAAAAGTGAAGGAAGGAATTTCTCGCTCCTCCACCCCCCGGGATCCTCAGTCTCCCACTCTATTCCAGTCTCGCTGCAGCTCCCCCCTACAGCTCAACTTGTTGCAGTTGGAAGAGTTCCAGAAGGCTGATCGATCAGAGGGTGCTGCTGGTGTTGCCGGCCCTGGCGCTGGCGGTGCTGTGAACAGTGCATTTATGCCTCAGCCCTGCAAAGATCCTGATTTG CCTATATCGCAGACAGGATTCCCCACTGATGGACACAATAGTGATGCCGTATCTACCGGCAGTGACCTAATGGATATTCTTCTCCAAGAAGATGCATGTTCTGGGACATGCTCAGGATCATCTGCAGTTTCAGAATCGCTAACCTCGGGATCCAATGGAAATGGGACATCTGGGAGTCAGACAG GGAGCAGCCAGACCAGTCACAGCAGCAAGTATTTTGGAAGCGTTGACTCCTCAGAGAACAATCAAAAAACAAGAGGGACGACATCTAGAAGTGGCGAGTCTGTTATGAAGTATGTCCTGCAAGATCCCATGTGGCTTCTAATGGCCAATGCAGATGAAAAGGTTATGATGACATACCAAATCCCCTTACG GGAGATTGATGTAGTTCTGAAAGAGGATCGCAACAAATTGAAATCTATGCAGAAGCTTCAGCCTCGTTTTACAGAAGATCAGAAGAAGGAACTGGGAGAGATTCATCCATGGATACAAAGAGGAGGCCTTCCACGGGCAGTTGAGGTTGCA